Genomic window (Sphingosinicella microcystinivorans):
AGTCGGTGAACTCGGCGCCGCCGCTCTCCGCCAGAACCTTCGTGATCGCAGCCGTCAGCGTCGTCTTGCCATGGTCGACGTGACCGATGGTGCCGATGTTGACGTGCGGCTTGGTGCGTTCAAACTTCGCTTTCGCCATGTCTCTAACCCTCTTGTCTTCCTGCTGTCCCAGGCCTCGTCGGCCAACCTAAAATCAGGCGAGCTTCGCCTTCACTTCCTCGGCGACGTTCGCCGGGACTTCCTCGTAATGACTGAACTGCATCGAGTACTGGGCGCGGCCCTGTGTGAACGAGCGGAGCTGGTTCACGTACCCGAACATGTTCGCCAGCGGCACCATCGCCTCGACAATCTGCGCGTTGCCGCGGCTGTCGGTGCCCTGAATCTGGCCGCGCCGCGAATTGAGGTCGCCGATGACGTCGCCGAGATAATCCTCCGGCGTCGTCACTTCTACCTTCATCACCGGCTCGAGCAGCTTGATGCCGGCCTTCTGCGCGGCTTCACGCATCGCGCCGCGGCCGGTGATCTCGAACGCCATCGCCGACGAGTCGACGTCGTGATAGGCGCCGTCCGTGAGCGTCACCGTGAAGTCGATGATCGGGAAGCCGATCAGCGAGCCCGACGCCGCGACCTCGCGGATACCCTTTTCCACCGACGGGATGTACTCGCGCGGCACGTTGCCGCCCTTCACCTCGTCGACGAACACCACGCCCTGGCCGCGCTCGCCCGGCTCGACCGTGATCTTCACGCGGCCGAACTGGCCGGAGCCGCCCGACTGCTTCTTGTGCGTGTAGTCGATGTCCGCCTTGCGCGCGAGCGATTCGCGGTACGCCACCTGCGGCGCGCCGACGTTCGCCTCGACCTTGAACTCGCGCTTCATGCGATCGACGATGATCTCGAGGTGAAGCTCGCCCATGCCCTTGATGATGGTCTGGCCGCTCTCGAGGTCCGACGACACGCGGAAGCTCGGGTCTTCCTGCGCGAGGCGGTTGAGCGCGATGCCCATCTTCTCCTGGTCGGCCTTGGTCTTCGGCTCGACCGCGACCTCGATGACCGGGTCCGGGAATTCCATGCGCTCGAGGATGATCGGCGCGTTCGGCGCGCAGAGCGTCTCGCCGGTGGTGACTTCCTTGAGGCCGACGAGCGCGACGATGTCGCCCGCGTAGGCTTCCTTGATGTCCTCACGCTCGTTCGCGTGCATGAGGAGCATACGGCCGATCTTTTCCTTCTTGTCCTTGACCGAGTTGAGCACGGTCGAGGACGACTCGAGCTTGCCCGAGTAGATGCGCGCGAAGGTGAGCGTGCCGACGAACGGGTCGGTCATGATCTTGAACGCCAGCGCCGAGAACGGCTCGGCGTCGTCCGCCTTGCGGCTGTCCGGCGTCTCGCCGTCCAGCTTGACGCCCTGCACCGGCGGCACGTCGAGCGGGCTCGGCAAATAGTCGACGACGGCGTCGAGCAGCGGCTGCACGCCCTTGTTCTTGAACGACGAGCCGCACAGCACCGGCACGAAATCGAACGCCAGCGTGCCCTTGCGGATCAGCGCCTTCAGCGTCGGGACGTCCGGCTCGTTGCCTTCGAGATAGGCTTCCATCGCCGCCTCGTCCTGCTCGACGGCGAGCTCGATGAGTTCCTGGCGGGCGGCGTCGGCGGCGTCCTTGAGGTCGGCCGGAATCTCTTCATAGACGAACTTCGCGCCGAGGCTCTCGTCGAGCCAGACGATGGCGCGGTTCTCGACGAGATCGACGAGCCCCTTGAAGCCGCTCTCGATGCCGATGGGGAGGTACAGCACCGCCGGACGGGCGCCGAGACGATCCTTGATCATCTGCACGCAGCGGTCGAAGTTCGCGCCGGTGCGGTCGAGCTTGTTGACGTAGCACATGCGCGGCACGCGGTACTTGTCCGCCTGGCGCCACACGGTCTCGGACTGCGGCTCGACGCCCGCGACGCCGTCGAACGCCGTGATCGCGCCGTCGAGCACGCGGAGGCTGCGCTCCACCTCGATGGTGAAGTCGACGTGGCCGGGGGTGTCGATGATGTTGATGCGGTGGTCGTTCCAGAAACAGGTCGTGGCGGCCGACGTGATCGTGATGCCGCGCTCCTGCTCCTGCTCCATCCAGTCCATCGTGGCGGTGCCCTCGTGGACTTCGCCGATCTTGTAGGACTTGCCCGTGTAATAGAGGATGCGCTCGGTCGTCGTCGTCTTGCCGGCATCAATGTGCGCCATGATGCCGATGTTGCGATATTTCTCGAGCGGATGGCTGCGGGCCATTGCGGTCAGTCCTTACTCTTTACCAGCGGTAGTGCGCGAAGGCGCGGTTCGCCTCGGCCATGCGGTGCGTGTCTTCGCGCTTCTTCACGGCGGTGCCGCGGTTCTGCGAGGCGTCCATCAGCTCGCCCGAAAGGCGCGCCGACATGGTGTTCTCGCTGCGGTTGCGCGCGGCCGAGATCAGCCAGCGGATGGCGAGCGCCTGCGCGCGGTCCGGGCGCACCTCGACGGGCACCTGATAGGTCGCGCCGCCGACGCGGCGGCTGCGGACCTCGATGCCCGGCTTCACGTTGTTGAGGGCGTCGTGGAAGACCCCGATCGGGTCCTTCTTCATCTTCGCTTCAACGTTGTCGAGCGCACCATAGACGATGGTTTCGGCAACCGACTTCTTGCCCTGGTACATCACGAGGTTCATGAACTTCGTGAGCACGGTGTCCCCGAAACGGGGATCGGGAAGGATTTCGCGCTTTTCCGGACGGCGACGACGAGCCATTTCTCTAGTTCCTTACTTCGGCCGCTTGGCGCCGTACTTCGAACGGCTCTGCTTGCGGTCCTTGACGCCCTGCGTGTCGAGCACGCCGCGCAGCACGTGGTAGCGCACGCCCGGCAAGTCCTTCACGCGGCCGCCGCGAATGAGCACCACCGAGTGTTCCTGAAGGTTGTGGCCTTCACCCGGGATGTAGCCGATCACCTCGAAACCGTTGGTCAGGCGAATCTTGGCCACCTTGCGGAGCGCCGAGTTCGGCTTCTTCGGGGTCGTCGTGTAGACGCGCGTGCAAACGCCGCGCTTCTGCGGATTCGCCTCGAGCGCCGGCACCTTGTTGCGCGCCTTCTGCGGGCTCCGACCCTTGCGGACCAGCTGGTTGATCGTCGGCATTAACGCTTCAGCCTCTTGTTTCCAAATCCATGCGAGCCTCGCAGGCCAGCCGCGCGCAAAGCATCCGCGAGCGATTCGCGGACAAATGCAAACGGTCCCGGCGGGCACCTTACCGGCCCCACCCGGACCTTTTTTCGCGGCCTTTACAGCCTATCAGCTCTAAAAACCCGTTCCAGGACAGCGTCTAGGACGAACGCCTACCACCAGCCCGCGAGTACGGGCGCGGCTTATATGCGTGCCTCCCCCCGAGGTCAACGGCTTTTGTGACGGTTCTCCGCGGGTCTTCGGCGATGCGCTCAGCGCGCATCTTTCACGATGTCGCCGCCCTTCATCACGAAAGGAACATTCGCGAGCAGCGTCACGTCCGCCGTCGGGTCTCCCGCCACCGCGATGAGGTCGCCGTAGCGGCCCGGCGCGATCGTCCCGACATCCGATTCGCGGCCCAGCGCCTCGGCGGCGTTGCGCGTCGCCGCGCGGATCGCGTCCATCGGCGTCATGCCGTACTCGGTCATGACGCGGAACTGCCTGCCGACCTCGGCATGGGGCATCACGCCCGCATCGGACGCGAACACCATCTTCACGCCCGCCCTGTGCGCGGCGCGGAAGCCGTCCCGCTGGATCTGCGCGATCTCGCGGTCCTTGCGGAGATTGTCCTCCAGCACGCCGTTCCTGCGGCCCTCGGCCTGCGTGTACTCCGTATTGTAGATGTCCATCGCCAGCACCGCACCCCGCTCCTTGGCGAGGCGGATACCCTCGGCGTCGATCAGGCTCGCGTGCTCGATCGTGTCGATGCCCGCGCGAATCGCCGCCTTGATGCCCGCCGTGCCATGCGCATGCGCGGCGACCTTCACGCCCCACATGTGCGCCTCCTCGGCGATGGCGCGAAGCTCGGCTTCGGAGAGCTGCTGCTGGCCGGGCTCGGTGTTGCGCGAGAAGACGCCGCCCGTCGCGCACACCTTGATGACCTCGGCGCCGTACTTCCTCTGCTCGCGCACGCGCACGCGAAGCGCGTCCGGCGAATCGCCGACCGCCTCGCCCTTGCGGTGGAACGACGGCGGGAAGTAGGTCTCGTCGCAGTGGCCGCCGGTGGCGCCGAGCGCGTATGCGGCGGGCACGATGCGGGGGCCGACCGCGAAGCCCTCCTCGATCGCCTGCTTGATGCCGACATCGTTGTAGCCGCCCGAGCCGAGGTTGCGGACCGTGGTGAAGCCCGCCTCCAGCATGGCGCGCGCGTTCGCCGCGCCGACCACCGTCCAGAAGCTGTCGGTGAAGACGAGGCTGTTGTAGCCGCCGTAGACGGGCGAGCCGTCGAGGTGGACGTGCATGTCGATGAGGCCGGGCAGGATGGTCATGCCGGGAAGGTCGACCCGCTTCGCGTCCGCCGGGACGTCCGCGCCGCCGGACACGGAAACGATGCGCCCGTCGGTGATCACCACCACGGGATTCGCGACCGTCTTCCCGGCGACGACATCGACCATGCGGTCCGCCGTCACCACCACGGTTTCCGCGTGCGCCGCGCCCGAAAGCAGCACGGCGGCCAGCACCTGTTTCAGCATGACCCCTTCCCCCTCATGAAGCGAAGGCTCAGTCCTTCGCGCCGTGGCAGTGCTTGTACTTCTTGCCGGAGCCGCAGGGACAGGGCTGATTGCGGCCGATGGGGCCCGCGTTCTCCGCCGCCAGCAGCGCGGGATCGGCAGCGAGCGAATCGTTCTCGCCGGTGAACGGGTCGATGTGCGTCGTCAGGAACTCGGGCGGCGTGCGCGGCAGCGGCGGCGGCGCCATCTCGAACTGCGCGTGGCTGAGCATCCGCGTCACCTCCTCGCGGATGTTGACGAGCATCCGCTCGAACAGCGCGAAGGCTTCCTGCTTGTACTCGTTGATCGGCTGCTTCTGCGCGTAGGCGCGCAGGTGGATGACGGCGCGCAGCGCATCGAGCGTCGCGAGGTGCTCCTTCCAGTGATGGTCGATCGCCTGCAGCAGGAAGCTCTTCTCGATCTGCGTCCACGTCTCGGCCGGGATGTTCGCGGTCTTGGCTTCGAGCGCGGACTTCGCCGCCGCCTCGATGCGCTCGGCGAACACCTCCTGGTCGACGGCCTGCTCGGTCATCCAGTCGTCGATCGGCAGGTCGAGCGCGAACAGGCGGTCGAGATCGGCCTTGAGGCCCTCGATATTCCACTGCTCCGGATAGGTGCCGGCCGGGCAGTGCTGCGCCAGTATGTCGTTCGCGGTCTCGGCGCGCATGTCGGCAACGACGTCGCCGAGCGTTTCCGAATCCATGACGTCGGCGCGCTGCTCGTAAACGACCTTGCGCTGGTCGTTCATCACGTCGTCGTACTGGAGGAGCTGCTTGCGGATGTCGTAGTTGCGCGCCTCGACCTTCTTCTGCGCGGTCTGGATCGCCTTCGAGATCCACGGGTGGACGATCGCCTCGCCCTCCTCCAGCCCCGACTGCATCATGCGGTTCAGCATCGACTGCTGGCCGAAGATGCGCAGCAGGTCGTCGTCGAGGCTGAGGTAGAAGCGCGAGAAGCCCGGGTCGCCCTGGCGGCCCGAGCGGCCGCGCAGCTGGTTGTCGATGCGGCGGCTCTCGTGCCGCTCGGTGCCGAGCACGAACAGGCCGCCGGCCTGCTTCACGGCCTCGCGCTCGGCGGCAACCTCCTGGCGGATGCGCTCGACCTCGCGGTCCTTGTCGGGGCCTTCCGGCATCGTCTTCAGCTCGTCGTCGACGCGGAACTCGACGTTGCCGCCGAGCTGGATGTCGGTGCCGCGGCCCGCCATGTTGGTGGCGATGGTGACGGCGCCGAGACGGCCCGCCTGCGCGACGATATGCGCTTCCTGCTCGTGGAAGCGGGCATTGAGCACGTTGTGCTCGACGCCTTCCTTCGTCAGGTACTCGGAGAGCATCTCCGACTTCTCGATGGAGACGGTGCCGACGAGCACGGGCTGGCCCTTCATGCTCGCCTCGCGGATCGCTTTCACGATGGCGGCGTACTTGTCAGCCGCGTTCTTGTAGAACTCGTCGTCGACGTCGATGCGCTGCACGGGCACGTTCGTCGGAATCTCGACCGTGTTCAGCTTGTAGATGTCGTAGAATTCGGCCGCTTCCGTCGCCGCCGTGCCGGTCATGCCGCCGAGCTTCGGGTACATGCGGAAATAGTTCTGGAAGGTGATCGAGGCGAGCGTCTGGTTCTCGGGCTGGATCTCGACGCCTTCCTTGGCCTCCACCGCCTGATGCAGCCCGTCCGACCAGCGGCGGCCGTCCATCATGCGCCCGGTGAACTCGTCGATGATGACGATCTTGTCGCCCTTCACGATATAGTCGGTGTCGCGGCGGAAGATGACGTTGGCCTTCAGCGCCTGGTTCAAGTGGTGGACCACCTGCGTGTTCTCGAAATCGTAGAGGTTGGCGCCGACGAGCAGCCCTGCCGCCTCGAGCGCGCGCTCGGCGGCCTCGGTGCCGTCCTCGGTGAGCGTGATCGACTTCTGCTTCTCGTCGACCTCGTAGGCGTCCTTCGGCAGCACCTTCACCACCGCGTCGACGGCGAGGTAGAGGTCGGTCTTGTCCTCGGTGGGACCGGAGATGATGAGCGGCGTGCGCGCCTCGTCGACGAGGATCGAGTCAACCTCGTCGACGATCGCGAAGTTGAACGGGCGCTGCACCATCGACTCGCGCGAATATTTCATGTTGTCGCGCAGGTAATCGAAGCCGAACTCGTTGTTGGTGCCGTAGGTGATGTCGGCGGCGTAGGCGGCGCGGCGGGTCGCCTCGTCGAGGTTCGGGACGATGACGCCCACGGACAGCCCGAGGAAATTGTGGATCTTGCCCATCCAGCCGGAGTCGCGGCGGGCGAGATAGTCGTTGACGGTGACGACGTGGACGCCCTTGCCCTCGATGGCGTTCAAATAGGTGGCGAGCGTCGCCACCAGCGTCTTGCCCTCGCCGGTGCGCATCTCGGCGATCTCGCCCCGGTGCAGCACGACGCCGCCGATGAGCTGGACGTCGAAATGCCGCATCCCGAGCACGCGCTTCGAGGCCTCGCGCACCGTGGCGAAGGCTTCGGGGAGCAGCGCGTCCAGCGTCTCGCCGCCCGCGAGGCGCTGGCGGTATTCTTCCGTCTTGGCCTTGAGCTGCTCGTCGGAGAGCGCCTCGAACGCGGCTTCAAGATCGTTGATCTTGCGGACGATGGGGGAGAGCGACCGGACGTAGCGATCGTTGGAAGAGCCGAAGATACGCTTCGCGAGCGCGTTAAAACCCAGCATGGAGGACCTTGTGCGCAAAGGGCGGGGCCGCACGGGCAGGCCCCAACATCGCCGCCGACATAGGAACGGCGCGCTTTATAGTCAATGAATGCGGGCCGTCAGAAAGTGTTATCGGATGGGCTCCGGCGCGCGCGGCACCTGCCAGCGGTATGTCTCCATCCGCTCGTAGGCAATCGCCTTCCCGCCATACCGTTTGACGTCATAGCGCTTTGTTCGGCGTAGTATGGAGCATGTTCTGGCATCCAGCTTCGCGTGACCGCTGGAACGGAGCACCCGGCATTCAGCCACCCGGCCATAA
Coding sequences:
- a CDS encoding metal-dependent hydrolase family protein, encoding MLKQVLAAVLLSGAAHAETVVVTADRMVDVVAGKTVANPVVVITDGRIVSVSGGADVPADAKRVDLPGMTILPGLIDMHVHLDGSPVYGGYNSLVFTDSFWTVVGAANARAMLEAGFTTVRNLGSGGYNDVGIKQAIEEGFAVGPRIVPAAYALGATGGHCDETYFPPSFHRKGEAVGDSPDALRVRVREQRKYGAEVIKVCATGGVFSRNTEPGQQQLSEAELRAIAEEAHMWGVKVAAHAHGTAGIKAAIRAGIDTIEHASLIDAEGIRLAKERGAVLAMDIYNTEYTQAEGRRNGVLEDNLRKDREIAQIQRDGFRAAHRAGVKMVFASDAGVMPHAEVGRQFRVMTEYGMTPMDAIRAATRNAAEALGRESDVGTIAPGRYGDLIAVAGDPTADVTLLANVPFVMKGGDIVKDAR
- the secA gene encoding preprotein translocase subunit SecA; amino-acid sequence: MLGFNALAKRIFGSSNDRYVRSLSPIVRKINDLEAAFEALSDEQLKAKTEEYRQRLAGGETLDALLPEAFATVREASKRVLGMRHFDVQLIGGVVLHRGEIAEMRTGEGKTLVATLATYLNAIEGKGVHVVTVNDYLARRDSGWMGKIHNFLGLSVGVIVPNLDEATRRAAYAADITYGTNNEFGFDYLRDNMKYSRESMVQRPFNFAIVDEVDSILVDEARTPLIISGPTEDKTDLYLAVDAVVKVLPKDAYEVDEKQKSITLTEDGTEAAERALEAAGLLVGANLYDFENTQVVHHLNQALKANVIFRRDTDYIVKGDKIVIIDEFTGRMMDGRRWSDGLHQAVEAKEGVEIQPENQTLASITFQNYFRMYPKLGGMTGTAATEAAEFYDIYKLNTVEIPTNVPVQRIDVDDEFYKNAADKYAAIVKAIREASMKGQPVLVGTVSIEKSEMLSEYLTKEGVEHNVLNARFHEQEAHIVAQAGRLGAVTIATNMAGRGTDIQLGGNVEFRVDDELKTMPEGPDKDREVERIRQEVAAEREAVKQAGGLFVLGTERHESRRIDNQLRGRSGRQGDPGFSRFYLSLDDDLLRIFGQQSMLNRMMQSGLEEGEAIVHPWISKAIQTAQKKVEARNYDIRKQLLQYDDVMNDQRKVVYEQRADVMDSETLGDVVADMRAETANDILAQHCPAGTYPEQWNIEGLKADLDRLFALDLPIDDWMTEQAVDQEVFAERIEAAAKSALEAKTANIPAETWTQIEKSFLLQAIDHHWKEHLATLDALRAVIHLRAYAQKQPINEYKQEAFALFERMLVNIREEVTRMLSHAQFEMAPPPLPRTPPEFLTTHIDPFTGENDSLAADPALLAAENAGPIGRNQPCPCGSGKKYKHCHGAKD
- the rpsG gene encoding 30S ribosomal protein S7, translated to MARRRRPEKREILPDPRFGDTVLTKFMNLVMYQGKKSVAETIVYGALDNVEAKMKKDPIGVFHDALNNVKPGIEVRSRRVGGATYQVPVEVRPDRAQALAIRWLISAARNRSENTMSARLSGELMDASQNRGTAVKKREDTHRMAEANRAFAHYRW
- the fusA gene encoding elongation factor G, whose amino-acid sequence is MARSHPLEKYRNIGIMAHIDAGKTTTTERILYYTGKSYKIGEVHEGTATMDWMEQEQERGITITSAATTCFWNDHRINIIDTPGHVDFTIEVERSLRVLDGAITAFDGVAGVEPQSETVWRQADKYRVPRMCYVNKLDRTGANFDRCVQMIKDRLGARPAVLYLPIGIESGFKGLVDLVENRAIVWLDESLGAKFVYEEIPADLKDAADAARQELIELAVEQDEAAMEAYLEGNEPDVPTLKALIRKGTLAFDFVPVLCGSSFKNKGVQPLLDAVVDYLPSPLDVPPVQGVKLDGETPDSRKADDAEPFSALAFKIMTDPFVGTLTFARIYSGKLESSSTVLNSVKDKKEKIGRMLLMHANEREDIKEAYAGDIVALVGLKEVTTGETLCAPNAPIILERMEFPDPVIEVAVEPKTKADQEKMGIALNRLAQEDPSFRVSSDLESGQTIIKGMGELHLEIIVDRMKREFKVEANVGAPQVAYRESLARKADIDYTHKKQSGGSGQFGRVKITVEPGERGQGVVFVDEVKGGNVPREYIPSVEKGIREVAASGSLIGFPIIDFTVTLTDGAYHDVDSSAMAFEITGRGAMREAAQKAGIKLLEPVMKVEVTTPEDYLGDVIGDLNSRRGQIQGTDSRGNAQIVEAMVPLANMFGYVNQLRSFTQGRAQYSMQFSHYEEVPANVAEEVKAKLA
- the rpsL gene encoding 30S ribosomal protein S12; amino-acid sequence: MPTINQLVRKGRSPQKARNKVPALEANPQKRGVCTRVYTTTPKKPNSALRKVAKIRLTNGFEVIGYIPGEGHNLQEHSVVLIRGGRVKDLPGVRYHVLRGVLDTQGVKDRKQSRSKYGAKRPK
- a CDS encoding TonB family protein gives rise to the protein MRVDLVIMLGLVLSSGGVMAADGVVDVSLRIDIYGRVAECRVLRSSGHAKLDARTCSILRRTKRYDVKRYGGKAIAYERMETYRWQVPRAPEPIR